In Phaeobacter piscinae, one genomic interval encodes:
- the gor gene encoding glutathione-disulfide reductase yields MSFDYDLFVIGGGSGGVRAARVAAQRGVKVALAEEDRYGGTCVIRGCVPKKLMVFASEYAGMVEDAQAYGWDLSPGSFDWDRFKTKLHAELDRLEGIYRGILKNNSVETFDQRAKLADAHTVELADGTRKTAKHILIATGGWPMTPEFPGSELAITSNEIFHLEKLPETMLIVGGGYIACEFAGIMNGLGVKTTQYYRGAQILRGFDDEARGLISEEMCQSGVDLHLGTNVLEMRKEGDKIWVKATNGDETLFDQVMFATGRSPNADNLGLEALGIERDRAGAIVVDEYSQTGVPSVYAVGDVTNRVNLTPVAIREGMAFVETVFAGNPTSPDHDLIPTAIFTQPEMGTVGLSEEAAAEQEEIEVYATSFKPMQQAFAGRAQRVLMKLIVSKATRKVLGCHIVAPGAGEMIQLAGIAVKMGATKEDFDRTVAVHPTMSEELVTMKTPVRTA; encoded by the coding sequence ATGAGCTTTGATTACGATCTCTTTGTTATCGGCGGCGGCTCCGGTGGGGTGCGTGCCGCGCGGGTGGCAGCACAGCGTGGCGTCAAGGTGGCGCTGGCAGAGGAGGACCGCTACGGCGGCACCTGCGTGATCCGGGGATGTGTGCCGAAAAAGCTGATGGTGTTTGCCAGCGAATACGCAGGTATGGTTGAGGATGCGCAGGCCTATGGCTGGGATCTGTCGCCCGGCAGCTTTGACTGGGACCGCTTCAAGACCAAGCTGCACGCGGAGCTGGACCGGTTGGAAGGCATCTATCGCGGCATTCTGAAGAACAATTCGGTTGAGACCTTTGATCAGCGTGCCAAACTGGCGGATGCCCACACGGTTGAGCTGGCGGACGGCACCCGCAAGACGGCGAAACATATCCTGATTGCCACCGGCGGCTGGCCGATGACGCCGGAGTTTCCCGGCTCGGAACTGGCCATCACCTCAAACGAGATCTTCCATCTGGAAAAACTGCCCGAGACCATGCTGATTGTCGGCGGTGGCTATATCGCCTGCGAATTTGCAGGCATCATGAATGGGTTGGGGGTCAAGACAACGCAGTATTATCGCGGTGCGCAGATCCTGCGGGGGTTCGACGATGAGGCGCGCGGGCTGATCTCAGAGGAGATGTGCCAGTCCGGTGTAGATCTGCATCTGGGCACCAATGTGCTGGAGATGCGCAAAGAAGGCGACAAGATCTGGGTGAAGGCCACCAATGGCGATGAGACGCTGTTCGATCAGGTGATGTTTGCCACTGGTCGCAGCCCCAATGCTGACAATCTCGGTCTGGAGGCGCTGGGCATTGAGCGCGACCGCGCCGGGGCCATCGTGGTGGATGAGTACAGCCAGACGGGCGTGCCGTCGGTCTATGCCGTCGGGGATGTGACCAACCGCGTGAACCTGACACCGGTGGCCATTCGCGAGGGCATGGCCTTTGTTGAGACGGTGTTTGCGGGCAACCCCACCAGCCCTGATCACGACCTGATCCCGACCGCGATCTTTACTCAGCCGGAAATGGGCACTGTTGGCCTCAGCGAGGAAGCGGCGGCGGAGCAGGAAGAGATCGAGGTCTATGCGACTTCCTTCAAGCCGATGCAGCAGGCCTTTGCCGGGCGGGCACAGCGGGTGCTGATGAAGCTCATCGTCTCCAAGGCGACGCGCAAGGTGCTGGGATGTCATATTGTCGCTCCGGGTGCGGGTGAAATGATCCAGCTGGCAGGCATCGCCGTAAAAATGGGTGCAACAAAAGAAGACTTTGATCGCACCGTGGCAGTGCATCCGACGATGTCGGAAGAGCTGGTCACGATGAAGACACCGGTGCGGACGGCTTGA
- the rpiA gene encoding ribose-5-phosphate isomerase RpiA, whose protein sequence is MTGELSPIDKAKFVAAKRAAEMVEDGMRVGLGTGSTAAWLVRCLGEMVQNDGLRIKGVPTSTRTAELARDVGIEILTLDEAKWLDLTIDGADEFDRDLNLIKGGGGALLQEKIVATASDRMVVIADKAKEVESLGAFPLPVEVIPFGWQTTQALLEETLVAMEVMGRKTTLRMNGDAALVTDEGNHILDLHLNRIGNVRQMALVLNQIPGVVENGLFIDICDTVVVGYGDGKVEVRDINEGTVETDRLDFVETENLFTDLSD, encoded by the coding sequence ATGACCGGAGAATTATCCCCCATCGACAAGGCCAAATTTGTTGCCGCCAAACGTGCGGCGGAGATGGTTGAGGATGGCATGCGGGTAGGGCTGGGCACAGGCTCCACAGCCGCCTGGCTGGTGCGCTGTCTGGGTGAGATGGTGCAGAACGACGGTCTGCGGATCAAAGGCGTGCCGACCTCCACCCGCACGGCGGAGTTGGCCCGCGATGTCGGGATCGAGATCCTGACACTGGATGAGGCGAAGTGGCTGGATCTGACAATTGACGGCGCTGATGAATTCGACCGCGATCTGAACCTGATCAAGGGCGGCGGCGGCGCGCTGCTGCAGGAGAAGATTGTCGCCACCGCCTCTGACCGGATGGTGGTGATTGCCGACAAGGCCAAGGAGGTCGAGAGCCTTGGGGCGTTTCCCCTGCCGGTGGAGGTGATCCCCTTTGGCTGGCAGACCACGCAGGCGCTGCTGGAGGAGACTTTGGTCGCGATGGAGGTCATGGGCCGCAAGACGACGCTGCGGATGAACGGGGATGCGGCGCTGGTGACGGATGAGGGCAACCATATTCTGGATCTGCATCTCAATCGCATTGGCAATGTGCGGCAGATGGCGCTGGTGCTGAACCAGATTCCGGGCGTGGTTGAGAATGGTCTGTTCATCGACATCTGCGACACCGTTGTGGTGGGCTATGGCGATGGCAAGGTTGAGGTGCGTGACATCAATGAGGGCACAGTGGAGACCGACCGGCTTGATTTTGTGGAGACCGAGAACCTGTTTACCGATCTGAGTGACTGA
- a CDS encoding glutathione S-transferase family protein, producing the protein MMNSYRLHYAPDNASLVIRLVLEELGQPYECVLVDRRAKAQTSAEYRALNPNGLIPVLETPDGPMFETAAIVLWLSERHSAMAPPPGSPDRAAFLKWLFFVSNTLHADLRMLFYPKKYIGPDADQQSQLQQVLRQRLHQHLTNLDQAAAARPSWFGALQPSVLDYYLACQIRWMALYPAQADRSWFTLAHYPSLQRLCAGLESRTAVTVACEAEGLGPAPFTQPSYANPSEGSAT; encoded by the coding sequence ATGATGAACAGCTACCGCCTCCATTACGCTCCCGATAACGCCTCGCTGGTCATCCGGCTGGTGCTGGAGGAGCTTGGCCAGCCTTATGAATGCGTACTGGTTGATCGCAGGGCCAAGGCGCAGACCAGCGCGGAATACCGGGCGCTGAACCCGAACGGGCTGATCCCGGTGCTGGAAACCCCGGACGGGCCAATGTTTGAGACCGCCGCCATTGTGTTGTGGCTGTCCGAACGGCACAGCGCAATGGCCCCGCCCCCTGGCAGCCCAGACCGCGCAGCCTTCCTGAAGTGGCTGTTCTTTGTGTCCAATACGCTGCACGCCGATCTGCGGATGCTGTTTTATCCGAAGAAATACATCGGCCCGGACGCCGATCAGCAATCCCAGCTGCAACAGGTGCTGCGTCAGCGTCTGCATCAGCATCTCACCAACCTTGATCAGGCCGCCGCCGCTCGCCCCTCATGGTTTGGTGCATTGCAACCTTCAGTGTTGGACTATTATCTGGCCTGCCAGATACGCTGGATGGCGCTCTATCCGGCGCAGGCCGACCGATCCTGGTTCACTCTGGCACATTACCCTAGCCTGCAGCGTCTCTGCGCCGGGTTGGAAAGCCGCACTGCCGTGACCGTGGCCTGCGAGGCCGAAGGCCTCGGCCCGGCCCCCTTTACCCAGCCATCCTACGCAAATCCCTCAGAAGGATCAGCCACCTAA
- a CDS encoding L-serine ammonia-lyase has product MFLSVFDMFKVGIGPSSSHTMGPMVAAAKFLDLMRASPFEFHGLRASLHGSLAFTGVGHATDRATILGLGGFVAHDYDDEKATAFLAELDKTHTMHPEGLGALHFDPKADMIFDYDHALPGHANGMILMATDAQGDVILRQVYYSIGGGFVLTEEELAAGKATDEGKPVPYPFKTAAEMLEMAKASGKSIASMKRANEIARGCEVSLAKGTARIWQVMNDCINRGLERDGILPGGLNVRRRAKGIHDALQAERGMNINAPHTINDWMSVYAMAVNEENAAGGQVVTAPTNGAAGTLPAVIRYYLDHVPGASESHVEDFLLTAAAIAGLVKYNASISGAEAGCQAEVGSAAAMSAAGLCAVMGGTPEQVENAAEIALEHHLGMTCDPVKGLVQVPCIERNGLAAIKAVSAASLALRGDGQHFVPLDACIETMRQTGEDMHDKYKETSLGGLAVNVPNC; this is encoded by the coding sequence ATGTTCCTCTCCGTTTTCGACATGTTCAAAGTGGGCATTGGCCCCTCGTCCTCGCACACCATGGGGCCGATGGTGGCCGCTGCAAAGTTCCTGGACCTGATGCGCGCCTCGCCGTTTGAATTCCACGGTCTGCGCGCCTCTCTGCACGGCTCGCTCGCCTTTACCGGCGTTGGCCATGCCACCGACCGCGCCACCATCCTCGGCCTCGGCGGGTTTGTCGCCCATGACTACGATGATGAGAAGGCGACCGCCTTCCTCGCTGAACTGGACAAGACCCACACCATGCACCCCGAAGGTCTCGGCGCGCTGCATTTCGACCCTAAGGCGGATATGATCTTCGACTATGATCACGCCCTGCCCGGCCATGCCAACGGCATGATCCTGATGGCCACCGATGCGCAGGGCGACGTGATCCTGCGGCAGGTCTATTACTCCATCGGTGGCGGCTTTGTCCTCACCGAGGAAGAATTGGCCGCTGGCAAGGCGACAGACGAAGGCAAGCCAGTGCCCTACCCGTTCAAAACTGCGGCTGAAATGCTGGAGATGGCCAAGGCCAGCGGCAAATCCATTGCCAGCATGAAACGCGCCAATGAGATCGCGCGCGGCTGCGAGGTCAGCCTCGCCAAAGGCACCGCCCGCATCTGGCAAGTGATGAATGACTGCATCAACCGGGGTCTGGAACGCGACGGCATCCTGCCCGGCGGCCTGAATGTGCGCCGCCGCGCCAAAGGGATCCACGATGCCTTGCAGGCCGAACGTGGCATGAACATCAACGCGCCCCATACCATCAATGACTGGATGAGCGTCTATGCAATGGCGGTGAACGAGGAAAACGCCGCTGGCGGTCAGGTGGTCACGGCCCCGACCAATGGCGCCGCAGGCACCCTGCCGGCTGTGATCCGCTACTATCTCGATCATGTGCCGGGCGCGTCTGAGAGCCATGTCGAGGATTTCCTGCTGACCGCCGCCGCCATCGCGGGTCTGGTGAAATACAACGCGTCTATTTCGGGTGCCGAAGCCGGCTGCCAGGCCGAGGTCGGTTCTGCCGCTGCGATGTCCGCCGCAGGCCTCTGCGCGGTGATGGGTGGCACGCCCGAACAGGTGGAAAACGCAGCCGAGATCGCGCTGGAGCATCACCTGGGTATGACCTGCGACCCCGTGAAGGGCCTTGTGCAGGTGCCCTGTATCGAACGCAATGGATTGGCAGCGATCAAGGCGGTTTCTGCAGCCTCGCTTGCCCTGCGCGGTGACGGCCAGCACTTCGTGCCGCTGGATGCCTGTATCGAGACCATGCGCCAGACCGGCGAAGACATGCATGACAAGTACAAGGAAACCTCGCTCGGCGGCCTCGCGGTGAACGTGCCGAACTGCTGA
- a CDS encoding DMT family transporter, which yields MTHDRPSLGILLMLGFCITAPIGDAVAKLLGAHIPLGQLLFVRFAAQVLLLAPLIWATGRIWRMQGRVLRLTFVRTLLHIAGIGAMFTGLKHLPLADAVAIAFVMPFIMLLLGKYVLGEEVGMIRLLACIVGFAGTLLVIQPSFVAVGWHALWPLMVAVIFALFMLVTRQIAKDTDPVGLQAVSGTMACVLLAPVLLLGQIADVPVLALITPNAEQWGLLAAIGLLGTAAHLLMTWSLRYAPAATLASMQYLEIPVAALIGLWIFDELPNGLAAIGILITIAAGLFVILRERQIQLQKAAADKAALLLKDPPLAPEQPAV from the coding sequence ATGACCCATGATCGCCCCTCTCTCGGCATCCTTTTGATGCTTGGTTTCTGCATCACCGCCCCGATAGGGGATGCGGTGGCCAAACTGCTGGGGGCGCATATCCCTCTTGGCCAACTGTTGTTTGTCCGCTTTGCTGCTCAGGTTCTGCTGCTCGCCCCGTTGATCTGGGCGACGGGCAGAATCTGGCGGATGCAAGGCCGCGTGTTGCGCCTCACCTTTGTGCGCACGTTGCTGCATATCGCAGGCATCGGCGCCATGTTCACCGGACTAAAACACCTGCCCCTTGCGGATGCGGTGGCGATTGCCTTTGTGATGCCGTTCATCATGCTGCTCCTTGGTAAATATGTGCTGGGCGAAGAGGTGGGCATGATCCGTCTTCTGGCCTGCATTGTCGGCTTTGCGGGCACGCTTCTGGTGATCCAACCCAGCTTTGTGGCTGTCGGCTGGCACGCGCTCTGGCCACTGATGGTGGCGGTGATCTTTGCGCTTTTCATGCTGGTCACCCGCCAGATCGCCAAGGACACCGATCCCGTGGGCCTGCAGGCGGTCTCCGGCACCATGGCCTGTGTGCTGCTGGCCCCCGTGCTGCTGCTGGGCCAGATCGCGGATGTTCCCGTACTTGCGCTGATCACACCAAACGCTGAGCAATGGGGCCTTCTGGCCGCAATCGGTCTGCTGGGCACCGCCGCGCATCTGCTGATGACATGGAGCCTGCGCTACGCGCCCGCTGCCACCCTGGCCTCAATGCAATATCTGGAAATTCCGGTTGCCGCTTTGATTGGCCTGTGGATCTTTGATGAGCTGCCGAACGGCCTCGCCGCGATCGGCATTCTGATCACCATCGCCGCCGGCCTCTTCGTGATCCTGCGCGAACGCCAGATCCAGCTACAAAAGGCGGCCGCCGACAAGGCTGCGCTGCTGCTCAAGGATCCGCCCCTCGCGCCCGAACAGCCTGCGGTCTGA
- a CDS encoding thiamine diphosphokinase has translation MKELIVERVEPVTLVGAGVLGPDDLEVALALAPVLVAADGGAAHALAAGHRPVAVIGDLDSLAAEVQADLSPGSLHHVTEQTSTDFDKALRMIGAPVVLGVGFLGGRIDHQLAGFNTLVQPHPSPCVLLGPQEVVFHLRGEIALPLTAGEVVSLFPMQQVTGWSEGLAWPIEGLQLDPMARIGTSNRATGPVRLRADGPGMLVILPRARLADVVAALRAQG, from the coding sequence ATGAAAGAGCTGATTGTTGAGCGGGTTGAGCCGGTGACGCTGGTTGGCGCCGGGGTGCTGGGACCGGATGATCTGGAGGTGGCGCTGGCGCTGGCTCCGGTGCTGGTTGCGGCGGATGGCGGGGCGGCGCATGCGCTGGCAGCGGGGCATCGCCCGGTTGCGGTGATTGGCGATCTGGATTCGCTGGCGGCGGAAGTGCAGGCGGATCTGTCGCCGGGGTCGCTGCATCATGTGACCGAACAGACCTCTACGGATTTCGACAAGGCGCTGCGGATGATCGGCGCGCCGGTGGTGCTGGGTGTTGGATTTTTGGGCGGGCGGATTGACCATCAGCTGGCCGGGTTCAATACGCTGGTGCAGCCACATCCCAGTCCTTGCGTGCTGCTTGGCCCGCAGGAGGTGGTGTTTCATCTGCGCGGTGAGATTGCGCTGCCGCTGACGGCGGGGGAGGTGGTGTCACTGTTTCCGATGCAGCAGGTCACCGGCTGGTCGGAGGGGCTGGCCTGGCCCATTGAGGGCTTGCAGCTGGATCCGATGGCGCGGATCGGGACTTCCAACCGGGCGACGGGGCCGGTGCGGCTCAGGGCGGATGGGCCGGGAATGTTGGTGATCCTGCCGCGGGCGCGTCTGGCGGATGTCGTCGCCGCGTTACGGGCGCAGGGGTGA
- a CDS encoding chemotaxis protein CheA: MVQNNKVLTVSYGTFSCTLEGFDDSFGTMKAIAEYFRDLASDDRYFGAEPPQPDAEMLARIAQREVARQVEARTSAEGIHLRAATLTSPAAETPTQPAGDAPQHRAPSALASPTAAPVTAADPVEPTARRVEAAPQIQPAAEAPVQVAEVPLQPVQQTAPAAPVAASADTAVAETVEPEAVQADPAQAETDSSAESIAAKLRRIRAVVAKTPTEEFTEDQHAEQAREDAVKDITNALSADHDAVDAESADETPTETADADSDADIAEALNRLDLGTDTDASDTPAIPNVPEGAEAFFADSSTAEAEDDTSDEETSDDLNGLDDIAAEQDSDTPAAPPQPEETEETEETEVTADATAPAIPETPRKRGRVLRVKRREIEGAMASGTLEAVDDEASAPAADSTAALAPQTSTPASEPATDSSLSPDDEAELLAELAAVEAELLGDDDIDDISDTQAAYDDEDDSAEPQADDTATRQHPAQLTEAPQPISTPQEAAASVAPQPGPKRGATSTADGDIARLMAAADERLEDPENSTSRETYSQLRAVMAAASTERSAGGALENKDDAQVYRDDLASVVRPRRPDARPTSSGEGRSGTDQRPAKPASRPAPLKLVQEQRIDDSSAAPAAPVRPRRVSAAILADDSPATSATEGGFAAYAEETGAVELGELLEAAAAYMSFVEGRDHFSRPQLMNKVRGVDGTEFNREDGLRSFGQLLREGKIERADNGRFTASGQIGFQPGNRAVG; encoded by the coding sequence ATGGTACAGAACAACAAGGTTTTGACAGTCTCCTACGGGACTTTTTCCTGCACATTGGAAGGGTTCGACGATTCATTTGGCACCATGAAGGCGATTGCGGAGTATTTTCGCGATCTCGCTTCCGATGACCGTTATTTCGGGGCAGAACCGCCACAGCCGGACGCCGAGATGCTCGCCCGGATTGCCCAGCGTGAGGTTGCCCGCCAGGTCGAGGCCCGCACCAGCGCCGAAGGCATCCACCTGCGCGCCGCCACCCTGACCAGCCCCGCCGCCGAAACACCGACACAGCCCGCAGGTGATGCTCCGCAGCACCGCGCTCCCAGCGCTCTCGCCTCCCCGACTGCGGCTCCGGTCACCGCCGCAGACCCGGTTGAGCCGACCGCCAGACGCGTTGAAGCCGCGCCGCAGATCCAGCCCGCCGCCGAGGCCCCAGTTCAGGTGGCAGAGGTACCGCTGCAGCCAGTGCAACAGACTGCGCCCGCCGCACCCGTCGCCGCTTCGGCTGATACGGCTGTGGCCGAGACTGTGGAACCCGAGGCGGTCCAGGCCGATCCCGCTCAGGCCGAGACTGACAGCTCCGCCGAAAGCATCGCCGCCAAGCTGCGCCGCATTCGCGCGGTTGTCGCCAAGACCCCAACGGAGGAATTCACCGAAGATCAGCACGCCGAACAGGCGCGCGAAGACGCGGTGAAAGACATCACCAATGCGCTCTCCGCCGATCACGATGCGGTGGATGCAGAGAGCGCGGATGAGACACCCACAGAAACCGCCGATGCCGACAGCGACGCCGATATCGCCGAGGCGCTGAACCGCCTCGACCTTGGAACAGACACTGACGCCTCTGACACACCGGCCATCCCCAACGTGCCCGAAGGCGCTGAGGCGTTCTTCGCCGACAGCAGCACAGCCGAGGCTGAGGATGACACCTCAGACGAAGAGACCAGCGATGATCTGAACGGTCTGGATGATATCGCCGCCGAACAGGACAGCGATACGCCCGCTGCCCCCCCCCAGCCCGAAGAGACCGAAGAGACCGAAGAGACCGAGGTCACAGCTGACGCGACCGCACCCGCAATACCCGAAACGCCGCGCAAGCGGGGCCGCGTGCTGCGCGTCAAGCGTCGCGAGATCGAAGGCGCCATGGCCAGCGGCACGCTGGAAGCGGTCGATGATGAGGCCAGCGCCCCAGCGGCTGACAGCACCGCCGCACTGGCCCCCCAGACCAGCACACCCGCGTCAGAACCTGCCACCGACAGCAGCCTGTCCCCCGATGACGAGGCCGAACTGCTGGCCGAACTCGCCGCCGTAGAGGCAGAATTGCTCGGTGATGACGATATCGATGATATCTCAGATACGCAGGCGGCCTATGACGACGAAGATGACAGCGCTGAGCCGCAGGCCGACGACACGGCAACGCGCCAGCACCCTGCGCAGCTGACAGAGGCCCCCCAACCCATCAGCACCCCGCAGGAGGCCGCCGCATCCGTGGCGCCGCAACCGGGCCCCAAACGCGGCGCCACCAGCACCGCCGACGGCGATATTGCCCGCCTGATGGCCGCCGCCGACGAACGTCTGGAAGATCCCGAAAACAGCACCTCGCGCGAAACCTACAGCCAGCTGCGCGCCGTTATGGCCGCGGCCTCCACCGAACGCAGCGCCGGTGGCGCCTTGGAAAACAAAGATGACGCGCAGGTCTACCGCGATGATCTGGCCAGCGTGGTGCGCCCGCGCCGCCCCGATGCCCGCCCGACCTCCAGCGGTGAGGGCCGCAGCGGCACCGACCAGCGCCCCGCCAAACCCGCCAGCCGCCCGGCACCACTGAAACTGGTACAGGAACAGCGCATCGACGACAGCAGCGCCGCCCCAGCCGCACCGGTGCGCCCGCGCCGGGTCTCCGCTGCGATCCTGGCTGACGACTCCCCGGCAACCAGCGCCACCGAAGGCGGCTTTGCCGCCTACGCCGAAGAAACCGGCGCAGTCGAACTCGGCGAGCTGCTCGAAGCCGCTGCCGCCTATATGAGCTTTGTGGAAGGGCGCGATCACTTCTCCCGCCCGCAGCTGATGAACAAGGTACGCGGCGTCGACGGGACCGAATTCAACCGTGAAGACGGGCTGCGCAGCTTTGGCCAGCTCCTGCGCGAAGGCAAGATTGAACGCGCCGACAACGGTCGCTTCACCGCCTCCGGCCAGATCGGCTTTCAACCCGGCAACCGCGCTGTCGGCTGA
- a CDS encoding DUF2842 domain-containing protein: MSDESGLSYKARRRWALVILLIGMPLYIVLAVNVISWLDRPSLLVELLVYVVLGVLWILPFKFVFRGVGKADPNDPDQDQG, encoded by the coding sequence ATGTCTGACGAAAGTGGTCTAAGCTACAAGGCGCGGCGGCGCTGGGCGCTGGTGATCCTGCTGATCGGCATGCCGCTCTATATCGTGCTGGCGGTCAATGTGATCAGCTGGCTCGACCGGCCCTCGCTGCTGGTGGAGCTGCTTGTCTATGTGGTCCTCGGCGTGTTGTGGATCTTGCCGTTCAAATTTGTCTTTCGCGGCGTCGGCAAGGCGGATCCCAATGACCCGGACCAGGATCAGGGCTAA
- a CDS encoding adenylosuccinate synthase: MANVVVVGAQWGDEGKGKIVDWLSERADVIARFQGGHNAGHTLVIDSKVYKLHALPSGVVRGGKLSVIGNGVVLDPWHLMKEIETVRAQGVDISPQTLMIAENTPLILPLHGELDRAREEAASKGTKIGTTGRGIGPAYEDKVGRRAIRVADLADEATLIARVDRALQHHDPLRKGLGIEAVDRDGLIAQLKEISKEILPFAAPVWKVLNEKRKAGKRILFEGAQGALLDIDFGTYPFVTSSNVIAGQAATGVGIGPGSIDYVLGIVKAYTTRVGEGPFPTELLNADGTPDADGERLGTRGHEFGTTTGRQRRCGWFDACLVRQTCATSGITGISLTKLDVLDGFETLKICVGYELDGSRLDYLPTAADQQARCTPIYEEMPGWSESTEGARSWNDLPANAIKYVKRVEELIDCPVALLSTSPERDDTILVTDPFAD, translated from the coding sequence ATGGCCAATGTCGTGGTAGTCGGCGCCCAGTGGGGTGACGAAGGTAAAGGCAAGATTGTCGATTGGCTCAGCGAGCGCGCTGATGTCATTGCGCGTTTCCAGGGCGGTCATAACGCCGGTCATACGCTGGTGATCGACAGCAAAGTCTACAAGCTGCACGCGCTGCCCTCGGGTGTGGTGCGCGGCGGCAAGCTCTCGGTCATTGGCAATGGCGTGGTGCTGGACCCCTGGCACCTGATGAAAGAGATCGAGACCGTGCGCGCGCAGGGCGTGGATATCTCCCCTCAGACGCTGATGATTGCAGAAAACACGCCGCTGATCCTGCCGCTGCATGGCGAGTTGGATCGGGCGCGCGAAGAGGCAGCCTCCAAGGGCACCAAAATCGGCACCACCGGGCGCGGCATTGGCCCGGCCTATGAGGACAAGGTGGGCCGCCGGGCGATCCGGGTGGCGGATCTGGCGGATGAGGCGACCCTGATTGCCCGCGTTGATCGTGCGCTGCAGCACCATGATCCGCTGCGCAAAGGCCTGGGCATCGAGGCGGTTGACCGTGACGGGCTGATTGCTCAGCTGAAAGAGATCTCCAAAGAGATCCTGCCCTTTGCCGCGCCGGTGTGGAAAGTGCTGAACGAGAAGCGCAAGGCAGGCAAACGGATCCTGTTTGAAGGGGCGCAGGGCGCGCTTTTGGATATTGATTTTGGGACCTACCCGTTTGTGACCTCCTCCAATGTGATCGCCGGTCAGGCGGCCACAGGTGTGGGCATTGGTCCGGGCTCCATTGATTATGTGCTGGGCATTGTGAAGGCCTATACCACCCGTGTGGGTGAAGGCCCGTTCCCGACCGAGTTGCTGAATGCGGATGGCACCCCGGATGCAGATGGCGAGCGTCTGGGCACCCGTGGTCACGAGTTTGGCACCACCACCGGCCGTCAGCGGCGCTGTGGCTGGTTTGATGCCTGTCTTGTGCGTCAGACTTGTGCCACCTCCGGTATCACCGGAATTTCGCTGACCAAGCTGGATGTCCTGGACGGGTTTGAAACCCTGAAGATCTGTGTCGGCTACGAGCTGGACGGCAGCCGTCTTGACTATCTGCCGACCGCAGCTGACCAGCAGGCGCGTTGCACCCCCATCTATGAAGAGATGCCGGGCTGGAGCGAGAGCACTGAAGGGGCGCGCAGCTGGAACGATCTGCCGGCCAATGCCATCAAATACGTGAAGCGCGTGGAAGAGCTGATCGACTGCCCGGTTGCGCTTTTGTCCACCAGCCCGGAGCGGGACGACACCATTCTGGTGACCGATCCCTTTGCTGACTGA